A window of Littorina saxatilis isolate snail1 linkage group LG7, US_GU_Lsax_2.0, whole genome shotgun sequence contains these coding sequences:
- the LOC138970820 gene encoding uncharacterized protein has product MDVFSQLRTSFRRHASSSSINSNLSTSTDSTNNSSYSGAGDSKKRSANSCHICGKRLLKLAKWRNYFTLPCKCKHVFCKNCITERLQCRQKVLGSVSFDLMWTFPCPGSAQCGQELTVDWSRGHSYSRNLVAKDMASSDDSWEEEDEEELAGGLNEEELAGGLNEEEGKSVYNSHGKMSVLREIG; this is encoded by the exons ATGGATGTGTTCAGTCAGCTAAGAACATCTTTCCGGCGCCATGCCAGTAGTTCCAGCATCAACAGCAACCTCAGCACCAGCACGGACAGCACCAACAACAGCAGCTACAGCGGCGCCGGCGACAGCAAGAAGAGGTCTGCCAACTCCTGCCACATCTGCGGCAAGCGACTGCTGAAACTGGCAAA ATGGCGAAACTACTTCACCCTTCCCTGCAAATGCAAGCATGTGTTCTGCAAGAACTGCATCACCGAGAGACTGCAGTGTCGACAGAAAGTTCTCGGCTCCGTGTCCTTTGACCTCATGTGGACCTTCCCCTGCCCCGGAAGTGCTCAGTGCGGCCAGGAGCTGACTGTTGATTGGTCGAGAGGACACAGCTATTCCAGGAACCTTGTCGCCAAAGATATGGCGAGCAGCGATGACTCTTGGGAGGAAGAGGACGAGGAAGAACTGGCAGGAGGACTGAACGAGGAAGAACTGGCAGGAGGACTGAACGAGGAAGAAGGAAAGAGCGTGTACAATAGCCATGGCAAAATGAGCGTACTGCGGGAAATCGGCTGA